The Apus apus isolate bApuApu2 chromosome 1, bApuApu2.pri.cur, whole genome shotgun sequence nucleotide sequence TGCTCCATAGTGCTGACAGGAGGGAGGCATGGGTTGGATGTTGCTGGCTGCAGCAATTGGGTAGCCCTGGTGAAATTTGGGGTGCACGTCCAGATAAGTACTTGGCTGGAAGCCACTCTGAAAGAGAAAGGCAGTGAATCAGAATACACAGCTTCTCCACTGCTGTCCACAGTCCTGACACACACTGGGGCTCTGTCACTTCACAATTCATGTTTTCTCTTGATCAACACCAACGACatgggagggaagaagaacTATTTCCATCCCCTTAACTCAGGAGTGGATACACAGTCATATATATAAGAAAACCAGCTTTTCTCTGGAAGCATTTCAATGGCATAGTCAGCCCCTTGCTAGGTTACCCATGGAGATCCATGCCAAGTCTGTGCCTCTGTGCTGAACACAAGCAGGCAGGGTACACTGATACTTATATGCTGAAGTTGCCACTGTGGAGGAATTATCTCACAGGATTTATCTGCCCAGATAGAAGGGTCAGGCTGAGCCATGTCCTGTGCTCTTACTTGCATGAGGCACTGAGCCCTGTCAGTCCACAGGCTATGCTTCTGGCACCTTTTCAGCTTCATCCTCCTGTTCTGGAACCAAGTCTTCACCTGGGCGGgaaagggagagcagagagcaaaggagagggaaaagcaaaggtTGTCAAATTAATGAGCAGCTGAAGAGTGACCAGATGGCACAGATACATAGGCAGCAGCAGATAAAGGCCTTTAAGAGCTCCCTGGGGTTCTTGCCAAGGCTAGATGCCTGTCTAGCAGCCTCAGCAGGTGGCTAGTTCATCTGCATGATGGGGGCAGGGAACAGCATTACTTCCACGGGAAAGTTATAGCTGTGACAAATCGACTCATTTCCACCACGGCAATGAACAACTGGAGGGAATTAGACCCACCTGGGTCTCTACATGCTCTCCGTGCTACAGGCAAACATATTTCTGCATGTTTGTGAACCGAGAAGAGAGGTTTGCTTCCTGTACCCAGCAGTTCCCAAATTCAAAGCTCCTTGCTGGGGTGAATTCCAGAGCCTTTTCGCCCCGGGGCAGTGTCTGCGCTGTGAGAGCAGTCTTTGCAGGGATGTGGATTGAAGGGTAGATTGTCCCACTGGCTCCTGACAGAACTAGTTCAGTGTGTGAATACATAGGTGTGCACCTACAATGCATTTATACATCTTTTAGTAACAGAGCATCCCTGGCCATCCAGGTCATCCTACCCAACTCTGAGATTCAAGTTCCATGCAGATTTTGGGCTTGTAACTGCCTGCTCTGTtgcccagcccctctgcttTATAAAGGCATTGTTTGAGTCAACACCATTTCACTGCACACACAAACTATCTGGAGATCAGCAAAGGCCCTGAAGGACTGCAATGCATGAACCTAGCAGTTGGACCTAGGGACCTGGTGCAAGCAGCGAGGCAGTGCTGAGAGTGGGACATTATTAGATATTAGACAAGATTAGTCCTGGGAAACATTAGCTGTAGCTTCCAGCATGTTGCAGCCTTGGGATTCAGAGAACTGATGCATGCCAGGGTGTCTCTGAAGTTCACCATTGCCTGGAAAAATTCTGCAAAGAGGTGTCAAGCCCAGAGCAGAGGCTGTTTGTGACAAACAACATCTTCATTACTGTGTTTGCAATTCTACTGCAAGTGCTTGCAACAGTGCCCTTAACTCAACCCTCACCAGGGAGACTTCAATGAGGTGCCAGTGACTCCCCTGTTGCCCACAAAACTTCTGATCTCTGGGCATGAATAGGTGGAGCAGCAACAGTTAGCTGACACCTTTGCCTCTAACTTCTGCTGCAGATCCCTGTtcctgtcctatcactgctTTATGTGACCATTCAGTTGCTGTGCCAGATATACTATGGATCAAAGTCTGTGTTCACCTGCTTGTAGGTGagtcccagagcagcagccagctcccGGATCTGCTGGGGACTGAGGTACTTCTGGTTCTGGAACCGCTGGTGCAAGGTTTGCAGCTGGTCCTTGGAGAAAGCTGTGCGGCTTTTGGCCTTCCTCAACCCTTCCATGCCATCTTCTCTGCCCTTCTGAGACTTAGCCATAGGCTGTGGGGACAAAGATGCCGAATGTGGGCTGGTGGCTGAATCTGGTGTTAATTGACAGAAATTCCCACAACTGGACGAAGCTGAGGAtacttctggaaataaaaagacaatgGAAAAGGTATACAAGACATAAAACACAGCTGTATGACTATGAGcatgctccctgcctgctgtaTAGCTCCTTGCCCACCAGAAAGGGGATTCTGATGAGAGAAGTAAGGTGGTGAGAAAATTGACATGGaagtgaagagagagagagaaaaggtaGCTGTGTGTGACAGGTGAGAAGAGTCAGTAATTCTGTACCAGGAACATGGGGGACAAATTTGAAGAGCACAGAGGAAGTTGTTTGAGCTCCTTCTGATTTGTCCTGTCTTAAGGGGTGGCTATAGAGGACAAAGATGAGATAAAGATCTAAAGCAAAAACTTCCTAAACAATCTGGGCTACTAGTCCAGATAAAAGCTGCCAAGATGCAAAGTCTTTCAGGCTGCCTGAATAGGAAAATTCTAACAAGAGAGATTATCCCAACACCTTTCTGTCAggtgcctggctgctggggactGTGGGAGGCCAAGACCTTCTCTGGCCAGCCCATTAGACATGAATGAGTcagtctgctgctgcctttttggagcaggcagcaggcagagacCCTCAGCCTTTCTACAAACTACATGGCAAGTAGCCACATGTCAGCTAGCCACTAGTCACTCTGCCCAAGCCTGTAGCTCTCTATAGCATCTGACAGCTTGAAATGGGCACTCCAAAAACTCATGTTATCCTGCTGACCATAAAATGGGGCTGGGTTAAGACCTGCTTTCATCAGCCATCCTACTGCCACTCACTGGATTGGGAGAGGAAcagcaagaacagaaaatgCCACCACAGTGGGACATCAGGCTATTTTTGCAAAGAGAGAAAGGCAAAGtaacaaaagcacagaaagaagtGGGAAATAGAGAGAGGAAAATAGCAAACTAAAACAAGCAGACAGTAACAATGCTGGATTAAGGGGAGCAGATTTCCCATCACAGTGATTCAGAGCATGCTTTGGCTCAAGTTTAAtgagcacaggaaggacacgaGGGGATAAGGGAAAGGGGGATGTCATAGGCAGAATTACATTCTGGATTTGTGTCTCTCCAAAGCATACATGACAGCGTTTGGCTGAAAGGAGTCCCAGATATTCCTGCCCTGAGAACCATGAATTTCCATGAGACCATGGTGCCACACTGCCTTTCATCCTGGAGCACAGACCTGCCAGTGCCTGGACTCCCAGAGGGCCTGCTGAGGTTTAGGAAACCAGTTCACTGTTGCCAAAGAGAAGCAGCCCAGAAAGGTGATATGACTGCCCAAGGACACCCATCCTCCTCAACTAGCACATCACATTTTGCCCAGCTCAAACATAAGGGAAAcaaggcagggagaaaaaaaagtgcgCTCAAGGTCATTAAGCAAGTAGCTGACGTGGGACCACAGGCATCCTGAGGATAAGCTCTAGGACTTGGCTGCAATGCCTtacctgctgcctgccccttccctcctgcttccgGAGACGGGCTGGCAGTGGCGGCTCCCGCTGCTCCAGCCGAGGTGCGGTCATGTCCTGCCTCCTCCGCCGAGTTCCAGTAAAACTCCAGGTACCCCATGCCAGCCCCACTGGGGTAAGCCTGGTAGGGGGGCAGAGGCAAATGTGCACACATGAGGGTGGTTCCCCCACCTTCTAATAGATGCCACCTTCacttggggtgggggggcacgTCTCACCAGCAAGCTGAGGTAGCCCCGAAGTGTGGCCAGGCAGTTACCTTTATAGTTGGCTATACCCTGCCTGGGACTGCGATAGCCACCATCCTCCGCTCCTCGAGGCTCTTTGTCATGTTAAAGAGGCTGATCGGTGGGGCGGGGACATGGTAGGGTGCAGCGGGGGAGAGACAGCCGCACATGGCATCAGGGCTAAAATATGTCCCGTCTGAATTCTTCCCGTTCTGCAGTCCCACCTGGGCAGAGCTCTGATCCAGAACACTAGGAAACCTGCTCCTGCTTGCTTCTTTGGGCTCATCTCAAATTGTTCTGTCACAATATAGTCCCTTCAATGCAGATGTCCTGGAAAACACTGCATCAGGACAACAAATCCCAACCAGTCTCCACCACATAGGAGTGGATAGGACATAGATCTAGTGCTGAGCTTCTCAGCAACATGCCGGGCAAACCCAGGCTCTAGCTCCAGGTTATAAGGGTTCTGAGACCTTTGTTTTGTGCCTTGTGTCAAATTGACTTTCCCACAAGAccctcacacacacatgcacacacccttccaacctggcagcACTTCCCACACTCTTGGTGCAGATGGCAGAGATGGAGCAAGGGGGAAAAGCAAGCAAGGATCAGGACtgagggctttttctttttcttttttcttttggctttttctttttaagcaaagGAGGAATTTCCTTCACACAGGCATTTGAGGGAACGTGCTGAAAATCTGTCTGCCCTCAGAGCAAACTCTGAGAGACGGGACAAGTTGCATTCAACACCAGATCTCATTTTGCAGAGAAGACTTTGAAGTCTCAGCTGCCTGGTCTACACAGGGACAACCAGAAGAGACATTTTCACtatgaaggaaggaaggtaTTTAGTGCAGGTGAAGTCTACAGCTAACAGATTTGCTCCCCCATGGCATTTCAAAGGCACATCTTTTCATTTGCATAGTCTTGGCTGTGGTGTTTGGCAGGCTATTGCAGGCTAGTTGGAATAAATATAACAAAGAATTTTCTTAGAGACGACAGCATTAGCTGATATTTGCTGACATATGGCCTACCCAAGGGGTTCAGGCACTTGCAGAGCTGTTTGTTAAAGAACTAGAGGTAAGAGCCACAAAATTCAGCTATGGACCTGCAGGCTGGTCTGCTCTGTGGGCTTGCTCTAGTCCGTTTCCCTCAGGAGGTTTTGATATGCCTGTATTTATGAAGATTTTATTAGTTTAATCTCAAAAGACATTGTGAATCTCTAGCTaatgtctgtatttttcaaCAAACAGATGCAAGTCCCAGAGtaaattgaaatatttcttgGTTGAACCAGCGCTGCCTTGGCACCAGGACATGTGCATGGCTCATGTCAGAAGCTCAGAGCTGAGGGTGCAGATccacagaaatgtaaaattatttaatctggACTGTCCTTGAAGCCCTCTGTGCCTCATTGCCCCACAGCTGCTTATTGCTGTCTTCCTCCCAAGCCTGTGCTAACATCCAGTACCTGCCCAACAGGCCAGAGAGGGGAACCTGCTTGCTGTGAGAATGTTCAAGTatcagcagggagaaaaaacagacaGGTGGGGATGAGCAAGAGCATAGGAAATGTGATTTAGATCAGTTTTAAAGGATGTAGAACACCACTTTTaccagcatttctgctgctgctacGTGTCCCATGGAAGGTTACTAGTCCCGGCTTCCCTTTCTGTGTGGGGACAACTTGGGACCCTTCTGAGATTCATGCCTGGGAAACTGCAGGACTGAGCTGTAAGCGAACTTGAAGATCAATGCAGTAACTGTTGAACTGCCACAGACTATCCAACTTACTTGCCACATCACAGCATGATTCTGCTGCCTTGGGAACATCCACTTTCCCCTGAGGT carries:
- the LOC127393470 gene encoding homeobox protein NANOG-like, with the protein product MCAHLPLPPYQAYPSGAGMGYLEFYWNSAEEAGHDRTSAGAAGAATASPSPEAGGKGQAAEVSSASSSCGNFCQLTPDSATSPHSASLSPQPMAKSQKGREDGMEGLRKAKSRTAFSKDQLQTLHQRFQNQKYLSPQQIRELAAALGLTYKQVKTWFQNRRMKLKRCQKHSLWTDRAQCLMQSGFQPSTYLDVHPKFHQGYPIAAASNIQPMPPSCQHYGAGQNAYTIVTSEDGGVFGKGGGTCRVQQTVGFIAQHKVDFYHSCPGSMEYLGTKTGDGCDFHHSATMGAPFPTTSSHQLYHS